In Mercurialis annua linkage group LG6, ddMerAnnu1.2, whole genome shotgun sequence, the following are encoded in one genomic region:
- the LOC126653641 gene encoding cytochrome b5, with protein MASDPKILSYDEVANHNKLKDCWLVISGKVYDVTPFMDDHPGGDDVLLSSTGKDATNDFEDVGHSDSARDMMEKYYIGEIDSTSLPQRRTHIPKPQTSYNQDKSSEFLIKILQFLVPLLILGLAFAVRHYTKKD; from the exons ATGGCGTCAGATCCGAAGATTCTGTCATATGATGAGGTTGCAAACCACAACAAGCTCAAAGATTGTTGGCTTGTTATTTCCggaaag GTTTATGATGTCACCCCGTTCATGGATGATCATCCTGGGGGAGATGATGTTTTATTGTCCTCAACTG GAAAAGACGCTACAAATGATTTTGAAGACGTGGGTCATAGTGATTCTGCCAGAGACATGATGGAAAAATACTACATCGGTGAAATTGATTCAACCAGTCTTCCTCAAAGACGCACTCACATTCCTAAACCACAAACCAGCTACAATCAAGATAAGAGTTCAGAGTTTTTGATAAAGATCTTGCAGTTTCTAGTGCCTCTTTTAATCTTAGGCCTAGCATTCGCAGTCCGTCACTACACCAAGAAAGACTAG
- the LOC126687475 gene encoding uncharacterized protein LOC126687475, whose translation MLSFWGITKPLIASWSWRNLIKLRQDIKGWFEHKLGKGELSFWHDPWLKGKVITELFPNTVIDEFDIPKHAKNSFPISINLDTEDRYIPKHSFIAWLAIKGKLRTRDKLKSWGCVDDDGCVLCNIGTESLEHLFFNCRVSSVVLRNILCQQNLSNMERKKQTHFSKVYDILKSIRQNILLKLFSKKNSSEMFIQLYHRWHSIN comes from the exons ATGTTAAGTTTTTGGGGAATTACAAAGCCATTAATAGCTAGCTGGAGTTGGAGGAACTTGATCAAGTTGAGGCAAGACATTAAAGGTTGGTTTGAGCACAAGTTGGGGAAGGGGGAATTGTCTTTCTGGCATGATCCATGGCTAAAAGGCAAAGTCATTACTGAGCTGTTTCCTAACACTGTTATTGATGAGTTTGACATTCCAAAACATGCTAAA AATAGTTTTCCTATTTCAATCAATTTGGATACTGAGGATA GGTACATTCCTAAGCATAGTTTCATAGCATGGCTTGCCATTAAAGGAAAGCTGAGAACTAGAGACAAGTTGAAATCATGGGGCTGTGTTGATGATGATGGCTGTGTGTTATGTAATATTGGAACAGAATCTTTAGAacacttattttttaattgcaGGGTGTCTTCTGTTGTGCTGAGAAATATCTTGTGTCAACAGAATCTATCAAATATGGAGAGGAAGAAACAAACCCATTTTTCGAAGGTGTATGACATTTTGAAATCTATTCGACAAAATATACTTCTGAAGCTATTTTCCAAAAAGAATAGCTCTGAGATGTTTATACAATTATATCATAGATGGCATAGTATAAATTAG